A region from the Sulfurospirillum oryzae genome encodes:
- a CDS encoding PAS domain S-box protein — translation MNRFKYVLNHTKVGMAVWSTKDNRFKFMNTAFAHIHGYESDELLGADVRHLFAPESMQRLIECENNPACFHAGDMFFEAIHLKKTGIEVPLNIHITIVKDDSNIVKHFIAHIIDISNHKKTDTKLAIMTNVQESELLRSIAQNIPGFAFIYKLHPDGKEEFVYASDKILDTYGIDAPTVLSDIRTLRNLFYSDDMPHFRAAINESAKTLQPFHAEFRINHPQKGIRWLESNSIPTAQTDGSILWHGITMDITSRKNAEQALSKTATHLSSLVNTLPDLVWMKNTEGTYLTCNHAFERFFGASECEIVGKTDYDFIDYKLADFFRQKDKEAIEKGNICTNEEVITYKDTGTTGILETRKVPIFNPEGEVYGVLGIAKDITEQKKAKLELQHQSNLLNSILNSSPNVIIFALDTEYRYLTFNQNHKKTMKALWNENVSIGMNILESITRQDDRHKAKKLFDKALAGEYFVDETSYGEDHFVRSYWQTFYSPMYNHNGTITGLTCFNLDITEQKKAKENLLLKEFALDKINEAVYLIDKDAMFHYVNERACRDLGYSKEELLTMGVVHIDPNISIELWHELWQGIKEFRSMTSKHKRKDGTLFPMEVSSSYFEYNGIPYTLAIVRDITERKAQEEAIAQREREFRTLTENSPDTIARFDQECRRTYVNPAFERVLGLSSKDVLGKKPSETTPVENAFAFEKQLQEVLRSGKEFTTETPYTDCTGKHGTGHIRMLPEFGKDNQIVSVICIGRDITERKRMEEELAKKEEAFRTITEHTPDTVVRFNRECKRTYVNPSTIRMTGLLEEELLGAKPSDFSPLKDSLLFEKTLIKVIETGEEATLEMEFVSPLGEKGWRHLHIVPEIDINGEISSVLAIGRDISEHKKIELQLRDSEIIFQEAQRIAKIGSWKLDIATQAITWSEEMYRIFEIDPQSTKSRRKLFMEIIHPEDLSYVKEIHYQAQKKYMPYETTHRILLKNGTLKYIHAKAITYYDDNQNAVSIMGTVQDVTEQKMVEKQVEFLAHHDALTELPNRMLAQSRCEQSIAYAKRNSSKVALLFIDIDGFKTINDSLGHAFGDMMLKMVASRLKKYIRQTDTLSRQGGDEFLMMLTDVEDVDDVSTVAQKLLREFEKPFQLDTHSISSSISIGIALYPDDGKHFDALLQRADTAMYKAKEAGRNTYCFFTEAMNKEIFEHLHIQNDLKQALVQQQFVLHYQPQIDLETNTISGVEALLRWNHPKNGLVPPMKFIPIAESSGQILEIGEWVIYEACHQASKWHQQGINITMAVNISAIQFKRGNLEQVIQKALESSGLNPQYLELELTESILIHDTENVLHAIRRLKILGIKLSIDDFGTGYSSLSYLKRFAVDKLKIDQSFVKDISKDQEDAIIVKTIIQMAKSLNLKTIAEGVETKEVLEIIKSHDCDEVQGFYFAKPMCAEDFIHYFSQKEFTA, via the coding sequence ATGAATAGATTCAAGTATGTTCTTAACCATACAAAAGTTGGAATGGCTGTATGGAGTACCAAAGATAATCGCTTTAAGTTTATGAACACCGCTTTTGCACACATACATGGCTATGAGTCAGATGAACTTTTAGGCGCAGATGTCAGACACCTTTTTGCACCAGAAAGTATGCAACGCCTAATAGAATGTGAAAACAATCCCGCATGTTTTCATGCGGGAGATATGTTCTTTGAGGCCATTCACCTTAAAAAAACAGGGATAGAAGTTCCTCTTAACATACACATTACGATCGTAAAGGATGATAGCAATATTGTAAAACACTTCATTGCTCATATTATAGATATTAGCAATCACAAAAAAACAGATACAAAACTAGCAATCATGACCAATGTACAAGAGAGTGAACTCCTTCGTTCAATTGCACAAAATATACCTGGATTTGCTTTTATATACAAGCTCCATCCTGATGGCAAAGAGGAATTTGTGTACGCTAGCGATAAAATACTGGACACGTATGGCATAGATGCTCCAACCGTACTCTCCGATATTAGAACATTAAGAAACCTATTTTATTCTGACGATATGCCACACTTTAGAGCCGCCATCAATGAATCAGCCAAAACACTTCAGCCATTTCACGCTGAATTTAGAATCAATCATCCGCAAAAAGGCATAAGATGGTTGGAATCAAACTCTATACCAACAGCACAAACCGACGGCAGTATTCTATGGCATGGCATTACAATGGATATTACAAGCCGTAAAAATGCAGAACAAGCATTGAGTAAAACAGCAACCCATCTCTCATCCTTAGTCAATACCCTACCCGATCTTGTCTGGATGAAAAATACAGAAGGTACGTATCTTACATGTAACCATGCATTTGAGCGATTTTTTGGAGCATCCGAGTGTGAGATTGTTGGTAAAACTGATTATGATTTCATTGATTACAAACTAGCTGATTTTTTTAGGCAAAAAGACAAAGAAGCCATTGAAAAAGGTAACATTTGCACCAATGAAGAAGTCATCACTTATAAAGATACAGGTACTACAGGTATACTTGAAACACGAAAAGTCCCTATCTTCAACCCAGAAGGAGAGGTATACGGAGTACTCGGTATTGCCAAAGATATTACAGAACAGAAAAAAGCAAAATTAGAACTTCAACATCAAAGCAATTTACTAAACTCCATACTAAACAGCTCACCAAATGTCATTATATTTGCTTTGGATACAGAGTATAGGTATTTGACCTTCAATCAAAATCATAAAAAAACGATGAAAGCACTATGGAATGAAAATGTAAGTATTGGTATGAATATACTAGAAAGCATAACACGCCAAGATGATAGGCATAAAGCTAAAAAGCTTTTTGATAAAGCGCTTGCTGGAGAGTATTTTGTTGATGAAACCAGCTATGGTGAAGATCATTTTGTACGCAGTTACTGGCAAACCTTTTATTCTCCTATGTATAATCATAATGGCACAATTACAGGTCTAACTTGTTTTAATCTGGATATTACCGAACAAAAAAAGGCAAAAGAGAATCTTCTTCTTAAAGAGTTTGCTCTCGATAAAATCAATGAAGCCGTATATCTCATCGACAAAGACGCTATGTTTCACTATGTCAATGAGAGAGCCTGTCGTGATTTAGGCTATAGTAAAGAAGAGCTTCTGACAATGGGCGTTGTTCATATCGATCCCAATATATCAATAGAACTGTGGCATGAACTCTGGCAGGGTATAAAAGAATTTAGATCAATGACAAGCAAGCATAAACGAAAAGATGGGACGCTCTTTCCTATGGAAGTAAGTTCCAGCTATTTTGAATACAATGGCATACCCTATACTCTTGCGATTGTTCGTGACATCACTGAGCGCAAAGCACAAGAAGAAGCTATAGCACAAAGAGAGCGAGAATTTAGAACTCTCACCGAAAACTCTCCCGATACCATCGCTAGATTTGATCAGGAGTGTCGTCGCACTTACGTCAATCCTGCTTTTGAACGAGTCCTTGGTCTTTCATCGAAAGATGTCTTAGGGAAAAAACCATCTGAAACGACTCCTGTAGAAAATGCCTTTGCTTTTGAAAAACAGTTACAAGAAGTTTTACGAAGCGGAAAAGAGTTTACAACAGAAACACCTTATACTGATTGCACAGGTAAACACGGTACAGGACACATTCGTATGCTTCCAGAGTTTGGAAAAGATAATCAAATTGTTAGTGTTATATGTATAGGTAGGGATATAACAGAGCGCAAAAGAATGGAAGAAGAATTAGCAAAAAAAGAAGAAGCGTTCCGCACCATCACAGAGCATACCCCTGACACCGTTGTTCGTTTTAACCGCGAGTGCAAACGCACCTATGTCAACCCAAGTACCATTCGCATGACTGGGCTTTTGGAAGAAGAACTTTTAGGTGCAAAACCCTCGGATTTTTCGCCGCTTAAAGATAGCCTGTTGTTTGAAAAAACTTTGATAAAGGTCATTGAAACAGGAGAAGAAGCGACACTGGAGATGGAATTTGTAAGCCCTTTAGGGGAGAAAGGCTGGCGCCATTTGCATATCGTTCCCGAAATAGACATCAACGGTGAAATTAGCAGTGTTTTGGCAATTGGACGAGACATTAGCGAACATAAAAAAATAGAACTTCAATTAAGAGACAGCGAAATCATCTTTCAAGAAGCACAACGTATCGCTAAAATTGGCAGTTGGAAGCTTGATATTGCCACCCAAGCCATTACATGGTCTGAGGAAATGTACCGTATTTTTGAGATAGATCCACAAAGTACGAAGTCTCGTCGTAAACTCTTCATGGAGATTATTCATCCAGAAGATTTATCGTATGTAAAAGAGATCCATTATCAAGCACAAAAAAAATATATGCCGTATGAGACAACGCACCGAATTTTACTGAAAAATGGAACACTCAAATACATTCATGCCAAAGCCATTACCTACTACGATGACAATCAAAACGCCGTTTCGATTATGGGAACCGTGCAAGATGTGACAGAACAAAAGATGGTCGAGAAGCAAGTAGAGTTTTTAGCGCACCACGACGCACTCACCGAACTGCCCAATCGTATGCTAGCCCAAAGCAGATGCGAGCAGTCCATCGCGTATGCCAAACGCAATAGCTCTAAAGTCGCTCTTTTGTTTATAGATATTGATGGCTTTAAAACCATCAACGACTCTTTAGGTCACGCCTTTGGCGATATGATGCTCAAGATGGTTGCAAGCAGGCTTAAAAAGTACATTCGCCAAACCGATACCCTAAGCCGTCAAGGAGGCGATGAATTTTTAATGATGCTCACCGATGTGGAAGATGTAGATGATGTTTCTACTGTTGCGCAAAAGCTTTTAAGAGAGTTTGAAAAACCGTTTCAACTCGATACCCATAGCATCTCTTCTTCTATCTCGATAGGTATTGCGTTGTACCCTGATGATGGGAAACACTTTGATGCCCTCCTCCAACGTGCTGATACCGCAATGTATAAAGCCAAAGAAGCGGGACGCAATACTTACTGCTTTTTTACAGAAGCGATGAATAAGGAAATCTTTGAACATCTCCATATTCAAAACGATTTGAAACAAGCACTTGTTCAACAACAGTTTGTTTTGCATTATCAACCGCAAATTGATCTTGAAACCAATACCATCAGTGGAGTGGAAGCGCTTTTACGATGGAATCATCCCAAAAATGGGCTTGTTCCACCTATGAAATTTATCCCTATTGCTGAATCTTCTGGGCAAATTTTAGAGATTGGAGAGTGGGTCATATATGAAGCATGCCACCAAGCTTCTAAGTGGCATCAACAAGGCATAAACATCACCATGGCAGTCAATATCTCGGCGATACAATTTAAACGAGGAAATCTGGAGCAGGTCATTCAAAAAGCGCTTGAAAGTTCAGGTCTAAACCCGCAATATCTGGAATTAGAACTCACCGAATCCATTTTGATCCATGATACTGAAAATGTCCTTCATGCTATCAGAAGGCTTAAGATTTTAGGCATTAAACTTTCCATTGATGACTTTGGTACAGGGTATTCGAGTCTTTCATATCTCAAACGTTTTGCCGTCGATAAGCTTAAAATTGATCAATCTTTTGTAAAAGATATATCCAAAGACCAAGAGGACGCCATCATCGTCAAAACCATTATACAAATGGCAAAAAGCCTTAATCTCAAAACCATTGCAGAAGGCGTAGAAACGAAAGAAGTCTTGGAAATCATCAAAAGTCACGATTGCGATGAAGTACAAGGATTCTATTTTGCAAAGCCTATGTGCGCAGAAGATTTTATTCACTATTTTTCACAAAAAGAGTTTACTGCATGA
- a CDS encoding PAS domain S-box protein yields MYWRIILFIMTCFLPLSAFESFQILDEHPSILVSKPLSYTTGNLSPLEAHHAFAQNHFQPLPAQAKSFGFSNEPIWLGIEIQNSCVHNLLMGLQNLSLAHIEYYIFQKDILIQQGKTGASVPIIERPIKSLDLRIPLLETSEPTLYLIKIETHSPLFLPIVIGTDGALQLFILPEIITIAIFTGIFLALFLYNSILFISTKEKDYLLYSLYIFFLFALMLSTREYFAPFLQTNLHLQDTIKLLSLQGSTLFMVLFSLSFLNIKTLYPSLYKRTLLLSALYFILFFTIPFIEVETGQNLRVMTIIFVVFTSVFLGIFSHLRGNTFAKYYLIASSGFSISAIISMAMAQGFIPYTYMTYNATIFGAVWQIILFSLALGYKIKLLYREHTKAMTHIQTQNKMLFLQSRYTSVGELIRNITHQWKEPLGEIGSIQTNLKSTLVFQGSVSNEKLLNAINLSHKIIAHLSETIDTFYRFFRAKTTENQEFDITKEIDNLQRMVKYTFDCEQIELTCKYSERPILLCGHPNEFAHAILNIILNAKDILIRRHIKNPRVSIDVSTTPTNIIIHIEDNGGGILQEPISKIFDAGISSNEENIGIGLYIAKTIVEQKIQGRISVKNSDVGAIFTLVLPHGTCESTYSNPMPSFMNMEESAIARISRLEKDIARRIEVEKNLKQWAHIFENVHWGIAICNVTTNTFDLINPEFAHMHGFSVEELLNQPIETIFSPKRIAQIPEVLKIVHEEGHYVFESEHLCKNGSTFPVDIDMIAVQSEQGEILYYIVNVRDITLYKQMHEQMLLKKFALDHIQDAVFMIDENAHFYYVNQGACTALGYSDEEFEQMNVGDIDPDWPQEKWKEHWNMLKDAGSMTMELRHKRKNGTIFPVEVSANYIAFGGKAYNMGIARDISERLLLEKQKEDERMRLFFEKQLVGMAITSPEKGWLHTNEKLQQMLGYTNEELKKLTWVELTHPDDLASDLVYFNKLLKGEIEDYILEKRFMSKDGTIVYTTLAVSCVRNNDHSVNYVLALVEDITEQKLSHEALAQKEQELRLLADSSPGMMGSFCLRSDGSIYMPYVSPNIVDLFGLQPEDVNKDAMSLMALTHPDDAQRINESIAKSAEEMSVWHEEYRIIHPLKGERWMESNTKPERNANGEITWYGYVHDITERKQSELALDEVRQRLQCVLQGIPDPVWMKDANGHFLACNHGVERLFNTKEEDIIGKDDYDFFEPELAEFYRNKDRSAAEVDYGRVNEELWTFRDNGEQALMETRKVPVKSSDGKLIGVLGVARDITERKRIEEKLKRSEASLNKAQNIAKIGSWELDIDSDTLTWSDETYRIFELNPEQTTELHKTFYEIVHPDDREMVSSLYVESVKTKLPYAVAHRIVMRDGRIKHVLETCETQYDEDGNPKLSIGTVQDITERNQMEVSLKESNERYTQILDNSIDVIYLIEVTPEGHFIYVDVNTAFVEVTGIPREVVIGLRVEEIEDETFRAILIDKFTTCLNAGETTNYVADYPFPAGIRTFHSVLAPIRDENGRIVRIVGAARDITERQRTEEMIKELNATLEAKVEKRTLQLQQALEFSNGVINALPDLLFEIDLGGTYLNVWARDEELLARHKKLLLGHNVYDVLSPEAANTVIEALSEANTKGVSFGKTIKIELSQGAMYFEESVSKKMSSGTFLVLSHDITERKKAELELQEREEKFSKLFKLSPAAISITSLERNMYLDVNDSFLYHTGYTYEEVVGKSSAELGIFVNPEERAEFFRRVMEDGYVKDFNYTFRAKNGTIGYAMAYASLITFKGERCLIGHSYDMSERKKIEILQHERLVLEERLSKIATAAPGVNYIFEKTAEGNMHFTYVASGFTDLFGISCDDALTDFAAVMEHIHPSDRDIIRQSLVKTEQNLSKWHEEFRVNHPEKGTLWIEGQSKPEAQMDGSILWYGFFHDATERKVAEGALAKSEEAFRAIVENSPDVIARYDLSYRRIYVNPMMQRLLNRPIEELLGERPSKNTPLPKAIDFEKLLARVIQDKQEITFEAPFSTPDGEEHWGNIRIIPEMNTQGEVMSVLMQGKDITQQTEKGAITHE; encoded by the coding sequence ATGTATTGGCGCATCATACTGTTTATCATGACATGTTTTTTACCACTGAGTGCTTTTGAATCCTTTCAAATTTTAGATGAACATCCTTCTATTTTGGTTTCAAAACCATTATCTTATACCACGGGGAACCTCTCCCCGTTAGAAGCGCACCATGCATTTGCGCAAAACCATTTTCAACCACTTCCTGCACAGGCAAAAAGTTTCGGCTTTTCCAATGAGCCTATTTGGTTAGGGATTGAAATACAAAATAGCTGTGTCCATAATCTTCTTATGGGGCTTCAAAATTTATCTCTAGCACATATTGAGTATTATATTTTTCAAAAAGACATATTGATACAACAAGGGAAAACAGGAGCAAGTGTACCTATAATTGAGCGTCCTATCAAAAGTTTGGACCTTCGTATTCCTTTGCTTGAGACAAGTGAACCCACACTTTATTTAATCAAAATAGAAACACATAGCCCATTATTTCTCCCTATTGTTATAGGTACGGATGGAGCGTTGCAACTTTTCATCTTACCAGAGATTATCACGATTGCTATTTTTACAGGCATTTTTTTAGCACTCTTTTTGTACAATAGTATTCTTTTTATTTCCACGAAAGAGAAAGATTATTTACTCTACTCGTTGTACATCTTTTTTCTCTTTGCCTTAATGCTTTCCACACGCGAATACTTTGCACCTTTTTTACAAACAAATCTTCATTTGCAAGACACTATTAAACTTTTAAGCCTTCAAGGAAGTACCCTCTTTATGGTGCTTTTTTCACTCTCATTTTTAAATATAAAAACACTTTATCCAAGTCTCTATAAACGTACTCTTCTCTTGAGTGCTCTTTATTTCATACTCTTTTTTACCATACCTTTTATTGAAGTTGAAACGGGACAAAATCTTAGGGTTATGACAATTATCTTTGTTGTCTTTACCTCTGTGTTTTTAGGTATTTTTTCACACCTGCGTGGCAATACGTTTGCTAAATACTATCTTATCGCATCAAGCGGCTTTTCAATAAGTGCCATTATCTCTATGGCTATGGCACAGGGATTTATTCCTTATACCTACATGACATACAATGCAACTATTTTTGGTGCTGTTTGGCAAATTATTCTTTTTTCCCTTGCACTTGGCTATAAAATAAAGCTTCTATACCGCGAACATACCAAAGCCATGACACACATTCAAACCCAAAACAAGATGCTTTTTTTACAATCTCGTTATACCTCGGTGGGAGAATTGATCCGAAATATTACCCACCAATGGAAAGAACCTTTAGGAGAAATAGGTTCTATTCAAACCAATCTTAAAAGTACTCTTGTTTTTCAAGGCAGTGTTAGCAATGAGAAACTCCTTAATGCCATTAATCTCAGTCACAAGATTATCGCGCATTTATCTGAAACCATTGATACGTTTTACCGTTTTTTTCGCGCAAAGACAACTGAAAATCAAGAATTTGACATTACCAAAGAGATAGATAATCTCCAAAGAATGGTTAAATACACATTTGATTGTGAACAAATTGAGCTTACATGTAAATACAGTGAACGTCCCATTCTTCTGTGTGGACATCCCAATGAATTTGCACATGCTATTTTGAACATTATTCTTAATGCCAAAGATATTCTTATACGACGCCACATTAAGAATCCTAGAGTCAGTATTGATGTATCAACCACGCCAACCAATATTATTATTCACATTGAAGATAATGGTGGAGGCATTTTACAAGAACCTATTAGTAAGATTTTTGATGCTGGGATAAGTTCCAATGAAGAGAATATCGGTATTGGTCTGTATATTGCTAAAACGATTGTAGAACAAAAAATACAAGGTCGTATTTCTGTCAAAAATAGCGATGTTGGGGCAATTTTCACCCTAGTGCTTCCACATGGTACATGCGAATCTACATACTCCAACCCTATGCCCTCTTTTATGAATATGGAAGAGTCTGCTATAGCGCGTATTTCGAGATTAGAAAAAGATATTGCGCGACGTATTGAAGTAGAAAAAAACCTTAAGCAGTGGGCACATATCTTTGAAAACGTTCATTGGGGAATTGCTATTTGTAATGTCACAACCAATACCTTTGACCTTATCAATCCAGAATTTGCACACATGCATGGTTTTAGTGTTGAAGAGTTATTAAATCAGCCTATTGAAACTATTTTTTCACCTAAACGCATAGCCCAAATACCTGAAGTTCTTAAAATTGTTCACGAAGAAGGACACTACGTATTTGAATCAGAACATCTTTGTAAAAATGGCTCAACGTTTCCTGTTGACATTGATATGATCGCTGTTCAATCAGAGCAAGGCGAAATCTTATACTACATTGTCAATGTTCGAGACATCACGCTTTATAAACAGATGCATGAGCAAATGCTCCTCAAAAAATTCGCACTTGATCACATTCAAGACGCTGTATTTATGATAGATGAAAACGCACATTTTTATTATGTCAACCAAGGTGCTTGTACGGCGCTAGGATACAGTGACGAAGAATTTGAGCAGATGAATGTAGGCGACATAGACCCTGATTGGCCACAAGAGAAGTGGAAAGAGCATTGGAACATGCTCAAAGACGCAGGTTCAATGACGATGGAGTTAAGGCATAAACGCAAAAACGGAACGATTTTCCCTGTTGAAGTAAGCGCTAACTATATTGCATTTGGTGGGAAAGCTTACAATATGGGAATTGCGCGAGATATTAGTGAACGCCTTCTTCTTGAAAAGCAAAAAGAAGACGAACGTATGCGCCTCTTTTTTGAAAAACAGCTGGTGGGTATGGCAATCACTTCGCCAGAAAAGGGGTGGTTACATACAAATGAAAAACTCCAGCAGATGCTTGGCTATACAAATGAAGAGCTAAAAAAGTTGACATGGGTAGAGTTAACGCATCCTGATGACCTCGCTTCTGACCTTGTGTACTTTAACAAACTACTCAAAGGCGAGATTGAAGATTATATACTTGAAAAACGGTTTATGAGTAAAGACGGCACCATCGTCTATACCACCCTTGCGGTAAGCTGTGTCCGTAACAATGATCACTCTGTCAACTATGTTCTAGCTCTCGTTGAAGACATTACTGAGCAAAAGCTTTCGCATGAAGCACTAGCTCAAAAAGAGCAAGAACTTCGCTTGTTAGCAGATTCATCCCCAGGTATGATGGGCAGTTTTTGTTTACGAAGCGATGGATCTATTTATATGCCTTACGTTTCACCCAATATTGTAGATCTTTTTGGATTACAACCTGAAGATGTGAACAAAGATGCGATGTCCCTTATGGCACTTACCCATCCAGATGATGCGCAAAGAATCAACGAGTCCATTGCAAAATCAGCCGAAGAAATGAGTGTATGGCATGAAGAGTACCGCATCATTCACCCACTCAAGGGTGAACGTTGGATGGAAAGTAACACCAAACCAGAGCGTAACGCCAATGGCGAAATAACGTGGTACGGTTATGTTCATGACATTACGGAGCGTAAACAGAGTGAACTGGCTTTAGATGAAGTACGTCAACGTCTTCAGTGTGTGCTTCAAGGTATTCCTGATCCCGTATGGATGAAAGATGCTAATGGTCATTTTCTCGCTTGTAATCACGGTGTTGAGCGTCTTTTCAATACAAAAGAAGAAGATATTATCGGCAAAGATGATTACGACTTTTTCGAGCCTGAACTTGCAGAATTTTACCGCAATAAAGATCGCTCTGCCGCTGAAGTTGATTATGGTCGTGTTAACGAAGAGCTATGGACGTTTCGTGATAATGGGGAGCAAGCACTCATGGAAACCCGCAAAGTTCCTGTCAAAAGCTCAGATGGCAAGCTGATCGGTGTCCTTGGGGTGGCACGTGACATTACTGAGCGCAAAAGAATTGAAGAGAAATTAAAACGAAGTGAAGCAAGTCTTAATAAAGCGCAGAATATTGCCAAAATAGGAAGCTGGGAGCTTGATATTGACAGTGATACACTCACATGGTCAGATGAAACCTATAGAATCTTTGAACTTAACCCAGAACAGACCACAGAACTACACAAAACATTTTATGAGATTGTCCATCCTGATGATAGAGAGATGGTCAGTAGTTTATACGTAGAGTCCGTAAAAACAAAACTCCCTTATGCTGTGGCACATAGAATTGTGATGCGTGATGGACGCATCAAGCATGTCTTGGAAACATGTGAAACACAGTACGACGAAGATGGAAATCCCAAATTATCGATAGGTACAGTACAAGACATTACAGAGCGCAATCAGATGGAAGTGTCGCTCAAAGAATCCAATGAACGCTATACACAAATTCTTGATAATAGCATTGATGTCATTTACCTAATCGAAGTAACCCCAGAGGGACATTTTATCTATGTGGACGTCAACACTGCCTTTGTTGAAGTTACAGGAATCCCACGTGAGGTGGTCATTGGTCTTCGCGTAGAGGAAATCGAAGACGAAACATTCCGTGCTATCCTCATCGATAAATTTACCACATGCCTCAATGCAGGAGAAACAACCAACTACGTCGCCGACTATCCGTTCCCTGCAGGCATCAGGACGTTTCATTCTGTCCTTGCTCCTATACGAGATGAAAATGGGAGAATTGTCCGTATCGTAGGTGCAGCTAGGGATATTACGGAACGTCAAAGAACAGAGGAGATGATCAAAGAACTTAATGCTACGCTTGAAGCAAAAGTTGAAAAGCGAACTCTGCAACTCCAACAAGCTTTAGAGTTTAGCAATGGGGTTATCAACGCTTTACCCGATTTACTATTTGAAATTGACTTAGGTGGCACATATCTCAATGTTTGGGCACGCGATGAAGAGCTTCTTGCCAGACATAAAAAGCTTTTATTAGGTCACAATGTTTACGATGTACTTTCTCCTGAAGCGGCTAATACGGTGATAGAAGCACTAAGCGAGGCAAATACTAAAGGAGTTTCTTTCGGTAAGACAATCAAAATAGAACTATCTCAAGGAGCAATGTATTTTGAAGAGTCCGTTTCCAAGAAAATGTCAAGTGGTACATTTCTTGTCCTCTCTCACGACATAACAGAACGAAAAAAAGCAGAGCTCGAACTGCAAGAGAGAGAAGAAAAGTTCTCAAAGCTTTTCAAACTAAGCCCAGCAGCTATTTCAATTACTTCGCTGGAGCGCAATATGTATTTAGATGTTAATGATAGCTTCCTCTATCATACCGGATACACATACGAAGAAGTTGTGGGTAAAAGCAGTGCGGAACTAGGTATATTTGTTAATCCCGAAGAGCGAGCAGAATTTTTCCGCAGAGTGATGGAAGATGGCTATGTCAAAGACTTTAATTATACGTTTAGAGCAAAAAATGGTACTATTGGATATGCCATGGCGTATGCTTCTCTTATAACATTTAAAGGAGAACGTTGCCTTATTGGACATAGCTACGATATGTCTGAGCGTAAAAAAATCGAGATACTTCAACATGAGAGACTTGTACTTGAAGAACGCCTCTCCAAAATAGCAACGGCCGCCCCTGGTGTTAATTATATCTTTGAAAAAACGGCTGAAGGCAACATGCATTTTACTTACGTTGCCTCTGGATTTACAGATTTATTTGGCATTTCATGTGATGATGCCCTCACTGATTTTGCTGCTGTCATGGAGCACATACACCCAAGCGATAGAGACATCATACGACAAAGTCTTGTCAAAACCGAACAAAATTTGAGTAAATGGCATGAAGAGTTCCGCGTCAATCACCCTGAAAAAGGAACTCTATGGATTGAAGGACAATCCAAACCTGAAGCCCAGATGGATGGTAGCATCCTTTGGTATGGCTTCTTTCATGATGCGACGGAACGTAAAGTTGCAGAAGGAGCACTGGCAAAAAGTGAAGAAGCATTTCGCGCCATTGTCGAAAACTCACCTGATGTCATTGCACGTTATGACTTGTCATACCGACGCATTTACGTCAATCCAATGATGCAACGTCTTTTAAATAGACCCATCGAAGAACTTCTTGGAGAAAGACCTAGTAAAAACACACCTCTGCCAAAAGCTATAGATTTTGAAAAGCTTTTAGCACGTGTTATTCAAGACAAGCAAGAAATAACCTTTGAAGCACCTTTCTCTACGCCTGATGGCGAGGAGCATTGGGGTAACATTCGCATTATTCCTGAAATGAATACACAAGGAGAAGTTATGAGTGTATTAATGCAAGGAAAAGACATTACGCAACAAACAGAAAAGGGCGCTATAACGCATGAATAG